In Serratia sp. FDAARGOS_506, a genomic segment contains:
- a CDS encoding PLP-dependent aminotransferase family protein — protein sequence MTRYEQLAQQIREQIQNRVWRAGDKLPSLRESGKRAGLSLMTVVQSYQLLESQGWIVARPQSGYYVAARPQPLPQPSRGEKLLLSEQVDINAFIFDVLQACKDPDIVPFGSAFPDATLFAQPKLARALSSVARKFTPHSSLANLPPGNDALRRHIAQRYALSGMQVAPDEIVITAGAMESLSLSLQAVTQPGDYVAIESPAFYGALQALERLRLKAVAIATHPQDGIDLDALQQAVEQYPIKACWLMTHFQNPQGATLPEANKQRLVTLLRDRQISLIEDDVYGELYFSAERPLPAKALDSGGQILHCSSFSKCLAPGFRVGWVAAGRYAQQIQRLQLMSTVSTSVPTQMALADYLLHGGYDTHLRRLRRLLAQRQSAMRQAIAHHFPPTVKVSQPDGGYFLWLELDQALSSMELYRRALSRGISIAPGRMFTTGDHFNHCFRLNASFEWNDRFEEAIKTLAKLIRGLAAAG from the coding sequence ATGACCCGATACGAACAGCTTGCGCAGCAGATTAGAGAACAGATTCAGAACCGGGTGTGGCGGGCGGGCGACAAGCTGCCTTCGCTGCGCGAGAGTGGCAAACGCGCCGGATTGAGCCTGATGACGGTGGTACAGTCTTACCAACTGCTGGAAAGCCAGGGCTGGATCGTCGCTCGGCCGCAGTCGGGCTACTACGTGGCGGCGCGCCCGCAGCCGCTGCCTCAGCCTTCGCGCGGCGAGAAGCTATTGCTTAGCGAGCAGGTGGACATCAACGCCTTTATTTTCGACGTGCTGCAGGCCTGCAAGGATCCGGATATCGTGCCTTTCGGTTCGGCCTTTCCCGACGCCACGCTGTTTGCCCAGCCCAAGCTGGCGCGTGCGCTGAGCAGCGTGGCGCGCAAATTCACGCCACACAGTTCGCTGGCCAACCTGCCGCCAGGTAACGATGCGCTGCGGCGGCACATTGCCCAGCGTTACGCGCTGAGCGGCATGCAGGTCGCGCCGGACGAGATCGTCATTACCGCCGGGGCGATGGAGTCGCTCAGCCTCAGCCTGCAGGCGGTGACCCAGCCGGGAGACTATGTGGCGATCGAATCGCCGGCGTTTTACGGCGCGCTGCAAGCGCTGGAACGACTGCGGTTAAAGGCGGTGGCGATCGCCACGCATCCGCAGGACGGTATCGATCTGGACGCGCTGCAGCAGGCGGTGGAACAGTATCCGATCAAAGCCTGCTGGCTGATGACCCATTTCCAGAACCCGCAGGGTGCCACCCTGCCGGAGGCCAACAAGCAGCGGCTGGTGACGCTGTTGCGCGACCGACAGATCTCGCTGATTGAAGATGACGTTTACGGTGAGCTGTACTTCAGCGCGGAACGGCCGCTGCCGGCCAAGGCGCTCGACAGCGGCGGCCAGATTCTGCACTGCTCATCGTTTTCCAAATGCCTGGCGCCGGGCTTTCGCGTCGGCTGGGTGGCGGCGGGGCGTTATGCGCAACAGATCCAGCGTTTGCAACTGATGAGCACCGTTTCCACCAGCGTACCGACCCAGATGGCACTGGCGGATTATCTGCTGCACGGTGGCTACGACACCCATCTGCGGCGGTTGCGCCGCCTGCTGGCCCAGCGCCAAAGCGCGATGCGGCAGGCGATCGCCCACCATTTCCCGCCGACGGTGAAAGTCAGTCAGCCCGACGGCGGTTATTTCCTGTGGCTGGAGCTGGATCAGGCGCTGTCGTCGATGGAACTGTACCGGCGCGCACTCTCACGGGGCATCAGCATCGCGCCGGGGCGCATGTTCACCACCGGCGACCATTTCAACCACTGCTTCCGCCTCAACGCCTCTTTTGAATGGAACGACCGGTTTGAAGAGGCGATCAAAACCTTAGCCAAACTTATCCGGGGGCTGGCGGCGGCCGGTTAA